TCTTTTTTCAAAATCCGGTTGCATTGGGTGTAAACCGATAGAATATCGTCAATAAAGCAGGTTGAAGTCGGATTGTAAATCATATCGAAGGTTTCATCACCGAATCGTGACAGGTCGAGCATATCGCCCTGCAGGGTTTCCAGATGAAGACCCTCACGCTCAGCAACCTTTTTTTCCTGTTCTATCTGTTTTATTGAGATGTCGAGAACCGTAACGATGGCCCCTGAGGCTGCCAAGAGGATGCCTTGCTGACCTCCGCCACAGGCCAGGCAAAGGATTTTTTTATCCGCTGTATTACCCAGCCAAGCGGCTGGCACGTTTTTAAAAGGAGTGAGGATAATCTGAACCTTCCCGTCTTTTGCGTCCATTACAGCTTCATGCGTACATCCATCGGTCCAGATATTTCCTCGTTCGGATTCATGGTCCCAGGCGATTCTGTTCATTTCCACATACTCTTTCATATGGCAAATGTAGCATGTTGCCTTCAATGCATCAACACAAATACAGTATTCAACGAAATAGCTACAACTCTTTGGTAAAGAGAGGGGAGTAGGTCAACAAGGAATCGACCCGGTGGGAATGTATGAGGGTAAAACTGGAGACATTGGCTCCAAACCAGGGGAAAGGTTTTTCCATAAGCTGTTTTTTTACCTCATCTGGCATCCTCACATTCCGTGCAAGCGTGAGATGAGGGCGATAGGCTTCCTGACTGAGAGGAAGTTTTAAAGAGGACAATCTCTTGGATAGAAGGATTTCAAGATGCTGCAACCTTGGATCGTTATCACCTCCGATCCACCAGATATCACCCTGGGGTTTTTCAAAGTACCCAAGTCGGGTAAAGCGCAAAAAGAAAGATTTGCACTCGATGTCCTCCATTGCTATTTTGATAGGTTCAAGGTATGAGGCTTCGACCTCCCCGAGAAACAAGAGTGTCAGATGGAGATTGCTTTCTGTGGTGTACGTGCCCCTGGTAGCATTAGCCTGGAGTAATTTTTGTTGTTCGAGTGCCCTGTTTATTGTGTCTTTATCAAACTTAATTGCAATAAATAACCGCATGGTAAAAGTATAACATATAGTTTAAGTATTGCAAAAGAATGACAGAATGAA
The sequence above is a segment of the Sphaerochaeta pleomorpha str. Grapes genome. Coding sequences within it:
- a CDS encoding class I SAM-dependent methyltransferase, with the protein product MKEYVEMNRIAWDHESERGNIWTDGCTHEAVMDAKDGKVQIILTPFKNVPAAWLGNTADKKILCLACGGGQQGILLAASGAIVTVLDISIKQIEQEKKVAEREGLHLETLQGDMLDLSRFGDETFDMIYNPTSTCFIDDILSVYTQCNRILKKDGHLLTSVTNPVLYMFDEKKERKGKLSVKYTIPFSDTKSLSKKELEKRLRKYDTIEFSHTLDLLLGGICESGFSITGIYSDSSGCEILDSFVHDCYLAVRAKKCK
- the thpR gene encoding RNA 2',3'-cyclic phosphodiesterase; the protein is MRLFIAIKFDKDTINRALEQQKLLQANATRGTYTTESNLHLTLLFLGEVEASYLEPIKIAMEDIECKSFFLRFTRLGYFEKPQGDIWWIGGDNDPRLQHLEILLSKRLSSLKLPLSQEAYRPHLTLARNVRMPDEVKKQLMEKPFPWFGANVSSFTLIHSHRVDSLLTYSPLFTKEL